The Xanthocytophaga agilis genome has a window encoding:
- a CDS encoding FRG domain-containing protein → MNLPEYKTLSEKKEYFVSYQIDDWESLKQIIDQYYEDSKEISIEDVSAPEEEVDYNILPTDSDSEAIQKIIIKDQERHAKRKTIPIFRGMHAAKYKLYTSSQRYWVKNSLSSKYSNIDEFIKKQIDFAKSYQNNLLENFYSAFNHKAYDLSILGFLQHYGAGTPILDWSHRFNSALFFAFDGLSSSYDDQEDGLEKYVSVYMIDLGKSHLNIPNLIAHINKSTSDIDAIIKKYKNLNPNHSSVTSKIEMLDYSYFSSLKLFYMPGYLEGGQKFLIEEIPDFEVIYNQHNLNIIAQKGCFMFNNSSDKPLEEMFLGPNNDWDLKKITCYNVHKNLETQVRQYLDKININKAFMFPEEEKIAKIALNKSL, encoded by the coding sequence ATGAATTTACCCGAATACAAAACCTTATCAGAAAAAAAAGAATATTTTGTCTCATATCAGATAGATGATTGGGAAAGTCTTAAACAGATTATAGATCAGTACTATGAAGATAGTAAAGAAATCTCTATTGAAGATGTTTCCGCCCCAGAAGAAGAGGTAGATTATAACATTCTCCCAACGGATTCAGACTCTGAAGCTATTCAAAAAATTATTATCAAGGATCAGGAAAGACATGCGAAGCGTAAAACCATACCTATTTTCAGAGGAATGCATGCGGCCAAATACAAATTATATACATCATCCCAACGATACTGGGTTAAAAACAGCCTTTCAAGTAAGTATAGCAACATTGATGAGTTCATAAAAAAGCAAATTGATTTTGCAAAATCATACCAAAATAATCTTTTAGAGAACTTCTATAGTGCTTTTAATCATAAAGCATATGACTTGTCAATTTTAGGATTTCTTCAACACTATGGTGCTGGAACTCCTATTCTAGATTGGAGTCACAGGTTTAATAGTGCATTGTTTTTTGCTTTCGATGGCCTAAGTTCTTCTTATGATGACCAAGAGGATGGACTTGAAAAATATGTATCAGTTTATATGATTGACTTGGGAAAATCACACCTAAATATTCCCAATCTAATCGCTCATATAAATAAAAGTACTTCAGACATTGATGCAATTATAAAAAAATATAAAAATTTAAACCCTAATCATAGTTCTGTCACTTCCAAGATAGAAATGCTTGATTATAGTTATTTTAGTAGCTTAAAATTATTTTATATGCCTGGATATCTGGAAGGAGGACAAAAATTTCTTATTGAAGAAATTCCTGATTTTGAAGTGATATATAATCAACATAACTTAAATATAATTGCTCAGAAAGGGTGCTTTATGTTTAATAATTCTTCTGATAAACCTTTAGAGGAAATGTTTTTAGGTCCCAATAACGATTGGGACCTAAAAAAAATAACCTGCTATAATGTACATAAGAACTTAGAAACCCAGGTGAGGCAATACCTTGATAAGATAAATATAAATAAAGCGTTTATGTTTCCTGAAGAAGAAAAAATTGCAAAAATTGCTTTAAATAAATCTCTTTAA